GCGACAAGCGCGCTGAACACCGCGTGATGGTCGGGCATCGGATCGCGCATTTGCCGACGCTGATCGCGCGAGAAGCGCGTGGTCCACTCGACGGCCGCTGCAATCGAATTCGACAGCGTCAACAGCGGTTCGTTGCGCGTGGCATCGAGCACCGCGAGGTGGAACGCCTGATCTGCCGCACGTCCCTCTGCGGTAAGCAGGCCGTGGCGTTCCATCTCCTGCAACGAATGGCCCATGCGCGCGAGCTGGCGCTCGTCGCGGCGGCGCGCCGCCAGGGCGGCGGCGGAAGGTTCCACGATCCGGCGTAGTTCGAAGATGCCGTCGATGAACGCCCGCGTCGCCCCGCCTTCGAACATCCAGCCCAGCACCTCGATGTCGAGCATGCTCCACTTGGCGCGCTCGTTGACGCGCGTCGCGCTTTTCAGACGTTGATGCACCAGGCCCTTGGCGGCGAGCACCTTCAACGCCTCTCGATAGGCACCGCGCGACACGTTGTTCTCTGCGCTGAACCGCTCCTCGCTCATCAGGGCGGTGCCGGGCGCGAGCTGGCCAGTCACGATCGCCACCCCCAGGTCGTGCGCGATCCCGCCGCGAAGGTCGTCGGGCCGCTGTCCGGCCGGGGATGATGGGGCGCGCAAGATCATCACCCTATCATGCTCGACCCACCCCGAGAGCGTCAACCCTCGGCTATTTGGCCTTGTCCTACCAGAAAGGTATTAAGACTCCTCTCGGCTGGTCGTCCGCAAGAAGCCCTTGCCAATCTGGTAGTACCAGATTAAAGCGGCTCAATAAGCGGCGATGTCGCAGAAAACAGGGAGAGGATCATGGCGGGATTTCCGTATCGACCGGCGGGATGCGCATCCGCAGTGGGGCTGGTGCTGGCGTCGCTGTCTCCGGCCGCCGCGCAGCAGGCGTCCGATGCCACTGCCGGCGTTCCGGCCACCGAGATACGACAGGGTGGCCAGACGGGCGGCGTGCCCGATCCCTCGGGAGCCAGCGCTGTGGCGCAGGAGGACATTGTCATCACCGGCGTGCGTGCCAGCCTGTCGTCGGCGCAAACGATCAAGCGGAATGCCAAGCAGATCGTCGATTCCGTCGTGGCCGAGGATATCGGCAAGCTGCCCGACAACAACGTCGTGGAAGCGTTGCAGCGCGTGCCCGGCGTGCAGGTGTCGCCACGTGCGCGTGGTGAATCGGCGACCGTCCTGATCCGCGGGCTGCCCGATGTCGTCACGGTGGTGAACGGCCGCAACATCTTCTCGACCACCGGCCGCTCGCTGTCGCTGGCCGACGTGCCCGCGGACCTCGTGTCGGGGGTCGACGTCTACAAGTCGCGCGCCGCCGACCAGATCGAGGGCGGGATCGCCGGGCTCATCAACGTGCGCACACGGCGGCCGTTCGACTTCAAGGGCGCGCAGCTCGCGATCGCCGCTCGGCAGGTCTATAGCGAGCAGCCCGACACGATCGATCCTTATGCCAG
The genomic region above belongs to Sphingomonas phyllosphaerae 5.2 and contains:
- a CDS encoding FadR/GntR family transcriptional regulator, whose translation is MILRAPSSPAGQRPDDLRGGIAHDLGVAIVTGQLAPGTALMSEERFSAENNVSRGAYREALKVLAAKGLVHQRLKSATRVNERAKWSMLDIEVLGWMFEGGATRAFIDGIFELRRIVEPSAAALAARRRDERQLARMGHSLQEMERHGLLTAEGRAADQAFHLAVLDATRNEPLLTLSNSIAAAVEWTTRFSRDQRRQMRDPMPDHHAVFSALVAGDGDAARRAMETLIDNALTDADTAL